A segment of the Leptolyngbya sp. NIES-3755 genome:
CACCGGAGTGGCATTTTCGATGATCGAAGGCACGATCGCGACGATAGCTAAGAAGATAGCACCTAAGAAGGTCAAACGATTCAAAACGCGCTCAACATACTCTGTAGTCGCCTTTCCAGGACGAATGCCCGGAATGCTCGATCCCATTTTCTTCAAGTTCTTCGACATATCATCTGGCTGCATGATCAGCGAAGCGTAGAAGAAACTGAAGAACAGAATCAGCACAAAGTACAAGAGATTGTGCCAAATCGAAGTTGGACCTAGATACGTACTGATGAACGTTGCGACTGCTGCATTATTGAACGTTTGAGCAATAATTACCGGAATCGTCAACACAGTTGAAGCAAAAATAATCGGCATCACGCCACCTTGATTGAGGCGGAGCGGCAGATAGCTGCTTCTTTCGAGCATCATCCGTTTTCCAACTTGCCGACGAGCGGAAATAATCGGAATTCGGCGCGTTCCTTCTTGTACGAACACGATGCCGACAACCATTGCCAAGAAGACAAGCAAGAGAATCACAACGCTACTGACAACTGCTCGATCGCCGGTTTGCGCCAAGTCAAATGCTTGCCCTAACGTATTCGGTAAAGTCGCGACAATATTGAGGAAAATCAACAGCGATGCACCGTTACCGACACCTCGTTCTGTGATCAGTTCCCCTGCCCACATCACGAACATTGATCCAGCAGTCAGAGCCAGAACCGTTTGCACCACAAAGAACGGACTCCAAGACTCAGCAAACGGACGCAGTAAGCCGATCGTTAACAAAGTACTTTGAACGATCGCCCAACCTGCCGCTGCATAGCGCGTATACTGCGAAATCTTGCGTCTTCCCGCTTCGCCTTCATTCTTCTGCAAATCTTCGAGCTTGGGTATCGCCGCTGTCAGCAGTTGAATAATAATCGAAGCGTTAATAAACGGTAGAATCCCAAGGGCGAATAGACCCAGCGTTCTCAAACCGCCTCCCGCGAATAAGTCAACGAAACTCAACGCGCTATTGCCTTGAATTGCTTGTGAAAAAGCGGCTCGATCGATGCCCGGAATCGGAATAAAGATCCCGAATCGGACGAAGATCAACATCCCGATCGTTAAAAGTAATCGTCCCCGCAGTCCAGCCGCCTGTGCCATTTGGACAAAGGTTTCCTGAGCGGTGGGCGTTCTATCTCGACTCTCGACCATAGAAGGAATTCCTCATAAGCGCAATCCGGATAGCGCGATCGCAAAATCCGATTGAATTAAAGTGGGTTTTAAGCGTTCTCACAGCACAAAATCGCGCCAGAGAGCGACGAACATCCTATATTTTAGCGGGTCACGGTGGAAGGCTGACAGAATTCGGATGACTCTGGAACTTGTGAGGACATTGTGTATACAATTAATTTATACAAGCTTGGCAAGCAGTTCTATGGATCAAACTCGTGATGTCACGATTAATATTCGCGCTACACAGAGTCAGAGAGATTTGATTGATTGTGCGGCTGAAGTTCAGGGCAAGAGTCGATCGGAATTTATGCTGGAGTCGGCATATCAGAGAGCGCAAGACGTTTTACTCGATCGCTGTTTTTTCGCATTAGATCAACAGAAATTTGAGCAATTTGAAGCGCTTCTGAATCAGCCACCTGCACCAAACGACAAGCTGCGTAATCTCCTAAACACAAAAGCGCCGTGGGAATAGAGCAGCTTCGTCCACCTGAGAGAATCCGTTCATCTTATCAGTTTGAGGACTTCGATTCTGGGAACAGTCAACTAAACGACTGGCTAACGCGCCGCGCCTTGAAGAATGAGGCAGAAGGAGCCTCTCGAACCTACGTGTTATGTGAGGGCGAAACGGTTGTTGCGTATTACTGTCTTTCCAATGGCAGCATTGCACAATCTGAGGCGACAGGTCGAATTCGTCGGAATATGCCTGATCCGATTCCGGTTATGGTGATTGGACGATTAGCCGTCGATCGACAATGGCAAGGAAAAGGAATCGGACGTGCTCTGCTTCGAGATGCAATTTTAAGAACGCTACAAGCCGCGGAAATTGCAGGCATTCGAGCAATTCTGGTTCATGCGATTTCAGAAGAAGCCAAACAGTTTTATCAGAAATGCGGGTTTACAGTTTCACCGAGCAATGAGATGACTTTGATGATTCGGGTGCAAGATGCGATCGCGTCGCTTGAGCCGATGTGAAAACTCTCTTTCACACCCGCTTGACCGGATCTCCGATCTACCGAAATTACTTCTAGAAGTGCTAACTTAAGGTGAGTCTGTGAAGCCCCGACATTCTTGCTACTTTGAACGATTAGGTTTCTAATTTTGCCCTTCAAGATTCTAAAGTTCATCGTTAGCAGCCTCAGAGAATACCAATTAGTTCAACCAGACCAACAACTTGGAGATAAATTATGGGCTTCAAAGTAAAACCAAAGCACATGCTGAAGTTTGCGGTTAAGGCGGCTCCAATCGCTGTCTTAGTCGCTGAGACTGCATTTCCTCAAGTGAAAGCCGTAAAGGTTGCGACGACAGTTGTGAAGGTTTTGCTCTAATCCTAGACAGAGCCAACGCATAACTCGATTCAACTATGGGTGAAGATAACTTCTTCACCCTTTTATTTGCGATTTGCGGTTTTTGAAGACGAACAAATAGAATGCGATCGCTGCCCACACGATCAGATTGGTGATACACAAGATAGTACAATTGAACAGCTTCTCGTGATGGCGAAAAATGCGGCGTGACCCTCTGTTCTACAAACTGTTTCAGCAATCCCCAGACCTTTTGTTTCAACTGATCAATCAACAACCAGAGAACGCAGAAGACTATCGATTTGATTCGGTCGCGGTCAAAGAACCGAAATTCGAGATTGATGGCGTATTCCTGCCACCTGAAGGCGCTGAACCTGGAGTCGTCTATTTCTGCGAAGTGCAATTCCAAAAAGATGAAGAACTCTACGAGCGATTGATCAGCGAATCTGCGTTGTATTTCTATCGCAATCGTGCCCGATTTTCAGATTGGCAAGCGGTTGTCATTTATCCGTTTCGCAGTACTGAACAAAGCGAGACTCATCCGTTCCGATCGATATTGAACTCTGAGCAATTCCATCGCATTTATCTGGATGAATTGGGAGATCCAGAAACGTTGCCATTGTCGATCGCGGCAGTTGTGTTAACGATCGTAGAACCAGAAGAAGCGCCGGAAGTCGCTCGATCGTTAGTATCACGTGTAGAACAAGAGCTATTCACACCCAGAGAAAGGCGCGACATAATAGACATCATCACCTCAATCCTGGTGTACAAATTTGCAACCTTAAGTCAAGCGGAGATTAGAGTAATGTTAGGAATTGATTTATCTGAAGAACCTCGTGCGATTCGAGAAGCAAAAGAGGAAGGCAGAGAGGAAGGCAGAGAGGAAGGCAGAGAAGAACAAGCGATCGCGCTGATTACCCGGCAATTAACGCGGCGATTTCGACAAGAACTGTCAGAAGAAATACGATCGCAGTTCACGACTCTCCCACTTTCGGCATTGGAGAAACTCGGCGAGGATTTGCTTGATTTTGAAAGCATCAGCGATTTAGAAAATTGGCTTACTGAATATGAGTAATGCCGATCGCTACAAGTTACTCTGATTCTTTCCAGCGATCGACACCGACACAATCAATCTCAAATTGATCTAACGCCCGCGCCACGACAAAATCGACTAGATCTCCGATCGCGCTTTTTCATTCTGATTCGCCGACTGTTTGCAAAACTTCGGCATAAAGTCGTGCATCAATCCAAAAACCAACCCGTTCAATGAGCGCATCAAGTAATGGCTTTACCTCTTGAATCAAGTTATTTCGTTTTGCAGCAACGAGAATTCCTAACACTCCTGTGACTTGTAACCCGACTCGCATTGCAGCGGCTCTGCCTAATCGCTCATCCATCAGCAGGCGATCGACATTCAACTCGACAGATAAAGCGATCGCTTCGGCTTCACCCGGATCGAGTTCGGCTCTTAACGTATCGACAAATGCTTGATTGATCGCAGATCGCGTTTTGATCCAGGTCAAGGTCGGTACAACTCTGGCACTTGCATCCGTATTCCCTACATCCGTGATTTCGTTAAAAACAGTTGTTGGAATCACAATCTCACCGTAGAGTTGGCGAAGTAAATCGAGATGACCGATGGCAGATAGATAAAAGATCGGCGAAGTATTGCTAACAACGATCATCGCCAATCGTTTGCCTCTAGCGTTTTCAAGTCTTGGCGAAAATCTTCAACATCATAATGAATCGGTATTTTACGACTACCCAAGATTCGCTGAAACTCTAACTGATTCATGCCTGCAAACTGGCTGGCTGTGCCTAGGGTAATCTTCTCCTGTTGAAATAGCAAAATCGCAATTTCTAATTTGAGATCAGTTTCGGAAATCTGCGCCGTTTGTAGAAATTCATCAGGAATGACTAAACTCATGATTTTAAGTTCTAGATATTCGATTAGTTTGACTCGTTACTCAGTTTCTTTCCAGCGATCGACACCCACACAATCAATCTCAAACTGATCCAACGCCCGCGCCACAACAAAATCGACTAAATCTTCGATCGATTTCGGATTGTGATACCAAGCAGGAATCGCTGGAACAATTCGCGCTCCCGCTTCCGCCAACGTCGTTAGATTGCGTAAATGAATCAAACTAAACGGCGTTTCACGCGGCACAATTACCAATTTCCGCCCTTCTTTAAGCTGCACATCTGCCGCCCGTTCGAGCAAATCAGAGCTTAATCCTGCCGCAAGTTTCCCGACCGTACTCATGCTGCAAGGAATCACGAGCATTCCTAAAGTACGAAATGAACCACTCGCAATATTTGCACCGACATCGCCCCAAGGATGACAGGTGAGTTTTCCACCAAATTCGACTCCAGCTTGAGAACGCCAGAATTGTTCTTGCTGAACGGGTTCCGGGGGCATTCGGATATTGAGTTCGGATTGCCAAACCATGTAGGTCGCTTTCGAGGCGACAAGCTCGATCGAGTAATCCGCTGACAAAAGATACTTCAAGGCGCGAACTGCATAAATCAGCCCCGAAGCCCCGGAAACCCCAATAATCAAAGGACGTTTAACCACAGCGATACCCTAGATAAAAAATGCGGGTGTGTTATCCCGCACCTTCTATTATTCCTCACCAAATTCCTCATCGGGAGGTTCAGGCTGGAAGTCCGATCGCTCTTCTTCAAAGTCTTCGTCGGTCGCTTCACTGCCACCACCAACGGCAATTAAATCGATTTGCTGGCGGTAGTAATCGACACTCTTGACTTGGACTTCGATACGATCGCCTAATCGGTATTGTTTGCGATTCTTGCGACCGACGAGCGTTTGCTGGCGCGATCGAAATTCGTACCAGTCATCTTTGAGCGAACTGACGTGAACAAGACCTTCGACTAAGAGTTCTTCGAGTTCCACGAATAATCCGTAAGATTGAACTCCGGTGATTAAACCGTGGAAAACTTCGCCTGTGCGCTCTTTCATCAATTCAGCTTTCTTCAAGCCTTCCAGGTCGTTCTCAGCATCTTGAGCGATTTTCTCACGTTCGGTTAAGTGAACCACGACGGCTTTGAAATGGCTTTCGAGTTCTTGATGCAAATCGGTTGGCAGAACGTTCCAGTTAATTTGACCGTGACAGGAACTATGGCGCAGATCGACGCTGTCTTTCACTCGTGAAGAACGTCGATCGCGTCCTTCCTCGAACACGGCATGAAGCGCTCGGTGCACCAGCAAGTCTGGATAACGGCGAACCGGAGACGTGAAATGGGTATAACCTTCATCCAACGCTAAACCAAAATGCGCTTTCGGCTCGGTGCTGTAGAAAGCGGGCTTCATCGTTGAAAGTAGCAAGTAAGTGAGAACTCGTTCTGCGTTCGATTCAGCAAACGCATGAGTGAAGTTTTGATAGTCCTGGGGGCGAACTTCTTCCTCTTGTTCGAGCTTCAGTTCGATTCCCATACTGACCGCGAGTTTGACCAGTTCTTGCACTTCTTCGAGATCAGGCGTGGGATGCACTCGATATACGCTTGGGATTCCTAACGCTTTTAAGTGAGAAGCCACGGTCTGATTCGCGAGTAACATTAACTCAACGATCATCGAGTGAATCGGGAGCGTGGAAGAAACGACCACCGCACCGAGAACACCTTCATCGTCGTAGTGGAATTTGCTAAAGGTGAATTTTCCAGCTTCTTCTGGTGATTCAGAACCGTCTGGACGAGCGTAGATTTTCTCAGGCAAATTCAACTCAAACGCGCCTCGTTTGCGGCGTTGATCTTTGATCGCGTGACTTAATCGATCGAGTTGTGCCAACAGTTCAAAAATCGGCTCGAATTCTTTCAGTTCTTCGGTATGCTGATCGGCTAAAATCGCCTCTGCTTGTTCATAACTCAGTTTGTAATCGACTTGAATCACAGTGGGCTGAATCTCAAACTCCGTCACTTGTCCAGATTCGTCCAGCGTAATCAAGACCGAAATTGCAAGTCGATCTTTTCCAGGTTGCAGCGAACAGAGATTTTGGGTCAATTGTTCCGGCAGCATCGGAATGACCAACTCACCTAAATAAGCTGAAGTTCCGCGTCGTTGAGCTTCTCGATCGAGGGATGATCCAGATTCGACATACCGTGCCACATCTGCGATATGAATCCCCAATCGCCAATTTCCTGCCTTCGTTTTCTCCAGCGTGATCGCATCATCTGCGGTATCTTCGCTGCTGGCTTTAATTGTCAATGTCGTTAATCCACGCAGATCAACGCGCATTTTCATTTCTGGTTTCGTCACCTTACTCGGTAACTCTTTTGCGGCTGCGAGAACGTTTTCCGAAAACTCGCGGGGCAAATCATGTTTGCAGCAAACGATATCAATATCTGCCGCGTCATCATCTGCGCCTAAAACCTTCGCAACTTTACCTAGAGGAGAATACTGTCCGATCGGGTAACGTTTGATCTGCACATGCGCCAAATGATCGATCGCTTCATCGAGCGTTAATCCGTTTTCGTTCACTTGCAATTCAAACAACAAGCGATCGTCCAACGGAACGGCTCGAAATTCCCCGGTTTCGCTCTTTTTAATTCGAGCTAGAACCGACGGATTCGCCCGTTCTAAAATCAGTCGAACTTCACCTTCGGGACTGCGACGACGACTGCCTTCTTTCGTCACCCGAACTAAAACGCGATCGCCATTCCAGGCATGATTCAATTGACTCTCACGGATATAGATATCTTCAGAGCCTTCCGTATCCTGAATCGCGAAACAGAACCCTTTGCTCGAACAACGTAACTTTCCTTCAACTACGCCATCTTCGGTCATTCGGCGATATTTTCCGCGTTCTTTCACCAAGACCCCGATCTTTTCGAGCGCATCCAACGCAATCTGGAGGCGGCGCAGGCTCGGTTCGTCGTTACACTCCAGCTTTTTCTCTAAAGCTTTGGGAGCGACTAATTTATCGTCTGTGAAGTTAGCAAGTAACTCAGCGATCGAGAATTCCATGAAGCGATTTGTCCTCGTGTGTTGAACAGAGTGGTCGGGGGGTTCGTCTTGTTGTCGTCGCTCGATCGCGTTGCGTTTGAGGCAGTCCTCTTACTGGCTGATTCACGATCGACCACTCAACAAGCCGATGAGTTTCCCAGTTTTAGCAGATGGGAGCGCTGCGAACGGGTGCAGGTGGCTGATAGGAAGAGGGGTGAAGCTCCGAAGTTGACCAAAATCAACGGTTTCGGAAGTTCGGTTTCCACATAAGAACACGCTGCATTGAGATTGCCGAATGTTGCCAAGATGCAATTCACCACTGCGATTGGGATGAAGTCACTTCTTTCTGCGCGGTAGCCATGCGCTACACAACAAACGCGATCTCTTTTCTATTCTTACTCAGGTTGGGCATGTTGAAACATCGATATTGTGCGATCGAGCTTCGGTTGTGATGGAATGGGATCGATTTCAGGGTAAAAACTTGGGGAAAGGTGACGAAAATCGCGATCGTTGTAAGTAAACTTTGTGAGTAATGCAACAAAATCGGCTTGTAAGTGAGAAAAATCGTTTCTGTCGTTACGAACATCGTGCTGGATCTTACGAATATTGTTTCTGTCGTCACGAACGTCGCGCTAGATCTGACAAACGTTATGTTCGATTCAACGAATACGATTTTTGAGCTTGATTCGTCTGCGGTTTTCTACTCGTTCCTCGATCGCGAACTTAGGCTATAGTGCGAGGACAGATTGAAGAACGCGAACGCAATGAGAAGACTCAAACAATTCATGGGCTGGATTCTGGTCAGCCTCGTTTTATTTAGCTGTTCTGCACCCGTACAGGCAGACTCGAATATTGATCCGAAGTTTGAAGCACAAGTTTTAGAAGTGATTAAGAAGAATCCACAAGCCATTATGGATTCTGTGCAGGCTTACCAACGCGCTCAACAAGACGATCAGCGCAAAGCACAACAATCCTTCATTCAGGAATTGCAGCAGAATCCCAAAGCGGTAATTGCACAGTCTCCAACGAAGGGCAAAGGAAATACAGTCTTAGTCGAATTCTCTGATTTTCAATGTCCGTATTGTCAGGCAGCAGCGGGAACCGTTCGCCAGTTTGTGACAAAAAACAGCGATCGAGTCACACTGGTTTATAAGCATTTACCGTTAACGAGCATTCACGCTCAAGCACTTCCGGCAGCGAAGGCAGCTTGGGCAGCCGGACAGCAAGGAAAATTCTGGGAATTTCATGATGGCTTGTTCGCGCAGCAGAAAGAAATTGGAGAGCCACTGTTTGCAAGTTTGGCGAAAAGCTTGAAATTGGATGGGGCGCGGTTCGATCGCGATCGCAATTCCAAAGCAGCAGAAGCCGCAGTCAATCAAGACATTCAACTGGCTGACAAACTCGGCATTAATGGCACTCCATTTTTTGTGATGAATGGTCGTGTATTCTCTGGAGATGTGGAACTCGCTGCATTAGAGCAAGTTCTCAATCAAGCGCAATAGATGGAAGTGAGAAGTGAACATGAAACGATGGATGTCTTGGCTGTGTGCGGTTCCTGTTGTGGTTTCGGTTTCAACGAGTGCAATGGCACAAACGCCTAATCGAGCGTATGCTCCGATTCCGTTGACACCAGGAAGAGAAGTGAACGATCGCTTATCCGATGCGGATATTCCCACGGGGCAAGGCAACTTTGCGCGGGATTATATTGTGCAATTGCAGGCAGGGGATCAAATTGCGATCGACTTATCTTCGGATAGTTTCGATACGATCGTGATGTTGATGACGACGAATGGATCGACTGTGGCAGAGAACGATGATGGACCGGATGGGACGACAAATTCGTTACTGTTTACTCGGATTACTCGAACTGGAAACTATATTGTTCGAGTGAGAGCGTTTGGAGAAACCGCAGGCGGACCGTTCAAACTGAGACTGACGCGATTGAGACCTGTGCAGTAGATTGAGCGGCTTCGTTGTTATCGGCTAATGCCCCCTAAATCCCCCAAATTTGGGGGACTTTGAGTGAGAAAAGAGTTCAGAATTCCAGAAATTTCCAATTCTTCAAAATCCCCCAGAATGGGGGATTTAGGGGGCGACCCCCGGATAGTCTGAACCCAAAATCTTTGATAACTCAAACAATGAGAGGCGATCCAATTTCGGATCGCCTCTCATTGTTTAAACCAATTAAAAAATAGTGTCGCTAAACCGCTTCAAAGTTCTTCTCACCAGTCCGAATCCGAACCACCTGATCCACTGGAGTGATGAAGATCTTACCGTCTCCAATTTCCCCAGTTCGAGCAGCAACGATGATTTTATCAACCACCATATCCACTTGATCATCTTCGACCACGATTTCAATTTTGAGCTTCTGTAAAAACTCAACCGTGTATTCAGATCCCCGGTAACGCTCAGTTTGACCCTTCTGCCGTCCAAAACCTCGGACTTCAGAAACCGTCATCCCGACGATTCCGGCGTTGACTAATGCAATTTTGACTTCATCGAGTTTAAATGGGCGAACAATCGCTTCAACCTTTTTCAAGCGCTTACACTCCTTATCCTAATTTCTATCGTTCGGGCATGACACTATCTATCATTGTTCACAAAAGGAATTTTGTAACAACGAATACGATCGACATTTTGCCTACCCGATCGTAGTGCTGTTTCCGAGTTTCGCATAGGCATCTAGAAATCGGAATTCCCTGGTAGCAATTCGTAATTTGAGTGTTACGAATCAAGACGTTATTTAGACGAAGGAGCTAACAAGGGACGCACCAACAAGAAGCCTGCACCAAAAGCACTGACAACGATTAAGCCAATGACGACTGCTAGCATCCAGCCATTGAGTTCGATGTAAGAATCTTTCTCTGGCTTGATCTTGCGACGAGGTTTGCTGTCTTGCTCGATGATTAGCTTTTCTTCGATCGGTTCAAGCGGCTTCAGTTCCAAATGGGGCGGAATGGGTTCAGCCATCGGTTCCGCTGGCATCCGAGGCGGCATCACAGGAATTTGAAAGGTCGGCTCTTCAAGGGTGAGATCAACACGAGGAGCAGGCGAATTAGATGGAGCCGACGCAGGCTGAATCGCATTTGAGAACTTGCGAAGCTGAAGGGCTGCCTGTACTGTCTTTTCAATCTCTTGACGCAATTGTTGATTTTGTTGAGCCAACTTCTGATTTTCAGTTTTCATTGACTCCATTGCGGTTTTGGTTGCCTGAAGTTCAGCAACGACTTCGCGATACACCGAGATTGGAACAGCAGGGGAATATCCAACCGACGATGTTGAGGGCAAGTTAACCGATCGAGGTGGCGTTTTTTGCGTCATGGGGTTCATATCTGTAAAAGTAATCTGAAAAAGCGGAACTTGGTAATGCCCTCAGAATAGCTGCAATTGAAGCAATCAACGCACTTTTAGTCAAGTTATTTGTGGAAAAATTTTCATTTGGGGATCGATTTCGGGGATTGCTGAGAGAATCACAAAAAAATTACAAAAAGCGATCGCGCATCCGTGCAAATTCGATTGCTAAGATCGATCAGGTTATTTTCTCTAAATCCACCATGACACAAGCGCAAGAACACCCGGAAGTGAAGTACGGGGAACGCCTGATCGAAGAAGGCAAGTTAATCACTTTTCCCAATCCAAGACCGGGACGACGCTATACGATTTCGATTACACTGCCTGAGTTTACGTGCAAATGTCCGTTCTCTGGCTATCCCGATTTCGGTACGATTTACGTGAATTACGTACCGGATCAGCGGGTGGTGGAATTGAAAGCGATCAAGCTGTACATCAATAGCTACCGCGATCGCTATATTTCTCACGAAGAAGCCGCGAACCAAATTCTCGATGATCTTGTCGAAGCTTGCAATCCGCTAGAAGTCACTATCAGAGCGGATTATACGCCGCGTGGTAATGTTCACACCGTTGTCGAAGTGACTCATCAGAAACAAGCATAGTTCTCACGCAAACTCCGGAATAGAAACTTGGGCAGACTAGCGCTGACGTTTCTATTCCCATTCCCGTGAATTCACCTGTTAAGTCCTCCTCAAATCGCTTCCTTGAATTAGATGTACTGCGCGGAATTGCGGCATTCAGCGTGGTTTTGTTTCACTACACAAGCCAGTATGCCACGCTGTTTCAGCATTCCTCGGCGCTAGGGTTCTACTTTGCGATCGGGCGACATGGTGTGGAATTATTTTTCATGATTAGCGGCTTTGTGATTTTGATGTCGATCGAACGCACCAAGCGCGGACTCGATTTTGTCGTGGGACGGGTGGCGCGATTGTATCCAGCGTATTGGATCGCGATCGCATTAACCAGTAGTGTGATGGCAATCGCTCAAGTTTCGACTCTGCAAGTGAAGCCGATCGAGATTTTGATCAATCTCACGATGATTCAGGGATTTTTCAAGCTTCCCCACGTTGATGATGTGTATTGGACGCTTCAATTGGAGTTGTGCTTTTACGGGTTGATGTTTGCGGTGTATCGGCTGCAATGGCTCAAACAGATTGAAAAAGTTGTCGTCGTTTGGGTGTCGATCGCAGCGTATTTAGCGTTTAAGACTTATACAGCGCGATGGGGCGCGATCGT
Coding sequences within it:
- a CDS encoding preprotein translocase SecY (similar to AA sequence:cyanobase_aa:LBDG_01850), with the translated sequence MVESRDRTPTAQETFVQMAQAAGLRGRLLLTIGMLIFVRFGIFIPIPGIDRAAFSQAIQGNSALSFVDLFAGGGLRTLGLFALGILPFINASIIIQLLTAAIPKLEDLQKNEGEAGRRKISQYTRYAAAGWAIVQSTLLTIGLLRPFAESWSPFFVVQTVLALTAGSMFVMWAGELITERGVGNGASLLIFLNIVATLPNTLGQAFDLAQTGDRAVVSSVVILLLVFLAMVVGIVFVQEGTRRIPIISARRQVGKRMMLERSSYLPLRLNQGGVMPIIFASTVLTIPVIIAQTFNNAAVATFISTYLGPTSIWHNLLYFVLILFFSFFYASLIMQPDDMSKNLKKMGSSIPGIRPGKATTEYVERVLNRLTFLGAIFLAIVAIVPSIIENATPVKVFQGFGATSLLILVGVAIDTAKQIQTYVISQRYEGMVKQ
- a CDS encoding hypothetical protein (similar to AA sequence:cyanobase_aa:gsr3474), with amino-acid sequence MDQTRDVTINIRATQSQRDLIDCAAEVQGKSRSEFMLESAYQRAQDVLLDRCFFALDQQKFEQFEALLNQPPAPNDKLRNLLNTKAPWE
- a CDS encoding hypothetical protein (similar to AA sequence:cyanobase_aa:glr3475), whose protein sequence is MGIEQLRPPERIRSSYQFEDFDSGNSQLNDWLTRRALKNEAEGASRTYVLCEGETVVAYYCLSNGSIAQSEATGRIRRNMPDPIPVMVIGRLAVDRQWQGKGIGRALLRDAILRTLQAAEIAGIRAILVHAISEEAKQFYQKCGFTVSPSNEMTLMIRVQDAIASLEPM
- a CDS encoding hypothetical protein (hypothetical protein N9414_07264;~similar to AA sequence:cyanobase_aa:LBDG_18820), with product MRRDPLFYKLFQQSPDLLFQLINQQPENAEDYRFDSVAVKEPKFEIDGVFLPPEGAEPGVVYFCEVQFQKDEELYERLISESALYFYRNRARFSDWQAVVIYPFRSTEQSETHPFRSILNSEQFHRIYLDELGDPETLPLSIAAVVLTIVEPEEAPEVARSLVSRVEQELFTPRERRDIIDIITSILVYKFATLSQAEIRVMLGIDLSEEPRAIREAKEEGREEGREEGREEQAIALITRQLTRRFRQELSEEIRSQFTTLPLSALEKLGEDLLDFESISDLENWLTEYE
- a CDS encoding hypothetical protein (similar to AA sequence:cyanobase_aa:Ava_1354), translating into MIVVSNTSPIFYLSAIGHLDLLRQLYGEIVIPTTVFNEITDVGNTDASARVVPTLTWIKTRSAINQAFVDTLRAELDPGEAEAIALSVELNVDRLLMDERLGRAAAMRVGLQVTGVLGILVAAKRNNLIQEVKPLLDALIERVGFWIDARLYAEVLQTVGESE
- a CDS encoding hypothetical protein (similar to AA sequence:cyanobase_aa:MAE04260), translating into MSLVIPDEFLQTAQISETDLKLEIAILLFQQEKITLGTASQFAGMNQLEFQRILGSRKIPIHYDVEDFRQDLKTLEANDWR
- a CDS encoding 3-octaprenyl-4-hydroxybenzoate carboxy-lyase (similar to AA sequence:cyanobase_aa:LBDG_33960); this translates as MVKRPLIIGVSGASGLIYAVRALKYLLSADYSIELVASKATYMVWQSELNIRMPPEPVQQEQFWRSQAGVEFGGKLTCHPWGDVGANIASGSFRTLGMLVIPCSMSTVGKLAAGLSSDLLERAADVQLKEGRKLVIVPRETPFSLIHLRNLTTLAEAGARIVPAIPAWYHNPKSIEDLVDFVVARALDQFEIDCVGVDRWKETE
- a CDS encoding RNAse R (similar to AA sequence:cyanobase_aa:LBDG_33970) — translated: MEFSIAELLANFTDDKLVAPKALEKKLECNDEPSLRRLQIALDALEKIGVLVKERGKYRRMTEDGVVEGKLRCSSKGFCFAIQDTEGSEDIYIRESQLNHAWNGDRVLVRVTKEGSRRRSPEGEVRLILERANPSVLARIKKSETGEFRAVPLDDRLLFELQVNENGLTLDEAIDHLAHVQIKRYPIGQYSPLGKVAKVLGADDDAADIDIVCCKHDLPREFSENVLAAAKELPSKVTKPEMKMRVDLRGLTTLTIKASSEDTADDAITLEKTKAGNWRLGIHIADVARYVESGSSLDREAQRRGTSAYLGELVIPMLPEQLTQNLCSLQPGKDRLAISVLITLDESGQVTEFEIQPTVIQVDYKLSYEQAEAILADQHTEELKEFEPIFELLAQLDRLSHAIKDQRRKRGAFELNLPEKIYARPDGSESPEEAGKFTFSKFHYDDEGVLGAVVVSSTLPIHSMIVELMLLANQTVASHLKALGIPSVYRVHPTPDLEEVQELVKLAVSMGIELKLEQEEEVRPQDYQNFTHAFAESNAERVLTYLLLSTMKPAFYSTEPKAHFGLALDEGYTHFTSPVRRYPDLLVHRALHAVFEEGRDRRSSRVKDSVDLRHSSCHGQINWNVLPTDLHQELESHFKAVVVHLTEREKIAQDAENDLEGLKKAELMKERTGEVFHGLITGVQSYGLFVELEELLVEGLVHVSSLKDDWYEFRSRQQTLVGRKNRKQYRLGDRIEVQVKSVDYYRQQIDLIAVGGGSEATDEDFEEERSDFQPEPPDEEFGEE
- a CDS encoding DSBA oxidoreductase (similar to AA sequence:cyanobase_aa:LBDG_33980) gives rise to the protein MRRLKQFMGWILVSLVLFSCSAPVQADSNIDPKFEAQVLEVIKKNPQAIMDSVQAYQRAQQDDQRKAQQSFIQELQQNPKAVIAQSPTKGKGNTVLVEFSDFQCPYCQAAAGTVRQFVTKNSDRVTLVYKHLPLTSIHAQALPAAKAAWAAGQQGKFWEFHDGLFAQQKEIGEPLFASLAKSLKLDGARFDRDRNSKAAEAAVNQDIQLADKLGINGTPFFVMNGRVFSGDVELAALEQVLNQAQ
- a CDS encoding hypothetical protein (Bacterial pre-peptidase C-terminal domain family;~similar to AA sequence:cyanobase_aa:LBDG_33990), with the protein product MKRWMSWLCAVPVVVSVSTSAMAQTPNRAYAPIPLTPGREVNDRLSDADIPTGQGNFARDYIVQLQAGDQIAIDLSSDSFDTIVMLMTTNGSTVAENDDGPDGTTNSLLFTRITRTGNYIVRVRAFGETAGGPFKLRLTRLRPVQ
- a CDS encoding nitrogen regulatory protein P-II (similar to AA sequence:cyanobase_aa:LBDG_34000), with the protein product MKKVEAIVRPFKLDEVKIALVNAGIVGMTVSEVRGFGRQKGQTERYRGSEYTVEFLQKLKIEIVVEDDQVDMVVDKIIVAARTGEIGDGKIFITPVDQVVRIRTGEKNFEAV